A stretch of the Papaver somniferum cultivar HN1 chromosome 6, ASM357369v1, whole genome shotgun sequence genome encodes the following:
- the LOC113290849 gene encoding uncharacterized protein LOC113290849: protein MTISFAGAIKGWKEGCRSAVGLDAFHLNGKCGGALMAATGLDGQNGLVTLGIGVFPAETIENWTMFLNDLKPLLLSHEKPLTFISDRQKGLLEVVPAVFPNSYHRYCWRHLYNNFKQHFKGQKLYSLLWNAAKCYKKKHFYKHMEDMKKENPATVVYLEKAGFESWSRDFFDDTSKCEHLNNNFCESFNSMAKNLRDKPICRLGILYNQLVMSLFHKRRKESAKWNPNGLVPTAMKLIGKLCKLVGAFKVYPCVSGKLYEVTNEGSKAVFIVNLEEKQCSCLQWQLRGFVCQHVVFCLKPLRPDWTKYCSHYYSVAAYRATYAQVVFPFPPQENWPELEEHEKVELESAIKIRKSGRPRVKRRRAWDEPKVPTKVYSCTRCKSTCHKKITCQGGDVGKNPKAKRQRTQVDGATFTSFDRPAPQKKQSSQPSGIRKTAAASSSKAKKAPAKSSTTSKKKNMSQTKK from the exons ATGACAATAAGCTTTGCTGGAGCTATCAAAGGATGGAAGGAAGGGTGTAGATCAGCTGTTGGGTTAGATGCTTTTCATCTAAATGGTAAGTGTGGTGGTGCGTTGATGGCTGCAACTGGGTTAGATGGTCAAAATGGTTTAGTCACattaggaattggtgtttttcCTGCTGAAACAATTGAGAATTGGACTATGTTCCTCAATGACTTGAAGCCATTACTCTTAAGCCATGAAAAGCCATTGACATTCATTTCAGATAGACAAAAAGGGCTTCTTGAAGTTGTTCCTGCTGTGTTCCCAAACTCATATCACAGATATTGTTGGAG ACACTTGTATAACAATTTCAAGCAGCACTTTAAgggacaaaagttgtatagcttACTGTGGAATGCAGCCAAATGCTACAAGAAGAAACATTTCTAT AAACATATGGAAGATATGAAGAAGGAGAATCCTGCTACTGTGGTGTACCTTGAAAAGGCTGGTTTTGAGTCATGGTCTAGGGACTTTTTTGATGACACTAGTAAGTGTGAACACCTAAATAACAACTTTTGTGAGTCATTTAATTCCATGGCAAAAAACCTTAGGGACAAACCAATATGTAGACTAGGAATTCTTTATAATCAGTTGGTTATGAGTTTgtttcacaaaagaagaaaagaaagtgcAAAATGGAATCCAAATGGATTGGTTCCTACTGCTATGAAACTGATTGGTAAATTGTGTAAGTTGGTTGGTGCTTTTAAAGTATACCCATGTGTGAGTGGTAAATTGTATGAAGTCACAAATGAGGGTAGCAAGGCAGTTTTTATTGTGAACTTGGAAGAAAAGCAGTGCAGTTGTCTACAATGGCAACTCAGAGGGTTTGTTTGTCAAcatgttgttttttgtttgaaGCCATTGAGACCTGATTGGACAAA gtattgCTCTCATTATTACTCAGTTGCTGCATACAGAGCCACATATGCTCAAGTTGTCTTTCCATTTCCTCCTCAAGAAAATTGGCCTGAG ttggaAGAACATGAAAAGGTTGAATTGGAATCTGCTATCAAGATCAGGAAATCAGGAAGGCCTAGAGTTAAGAGGAGGAGAGCATGGGATGAGCCAAAAGTACCTACAAAGGTATATTCATGTACAAGATGTAAATCAACTTGTCATAAAAAAATTACATGTCAAGGTGGTGATGTTGGCAAGAATCCAAAAGCTAAGAGGCAGAGAACCCAAGTAGATGGTGCTACCTTCACATCTTTTGACAGACCTGCTCCTCAGAAGAAGCAATCATCTCAACCATCTGGGATTAGAAAAACAGCAGCTGCATCTTCTTCTAAAGCTAAGAAAGCTCCTGCTAAATCTTCTACAActtcaaagaagaagaacatgagTCAGACAAAGAAGTGA